In the Malaclemys terrapin pileata isolate rMalTer1 chromosome 3, rMalTer1.hap1, whole genome shotgun sequence genome, TAAATGTATAATTTTGCATGTGGCTGTATCTAGATTGTGCCGTATGACTGTCCTGTCCTCCTcagtatttaccactccaccagtcTTTGTCACCCACAGGTAGGAGGAGAGGCAATTAAAGGCGGACACAGAGGGGAGGGACACAGCCAGGAAGACAAGATTCATCAACTCAATCTTTCATATGAGACAGTGTTAGATAAAGAATTAGGATTCCATAGACTAAAATGTCATTCATaccaaataacttttttttatacaaaatattAGGTAGTACAAATGCTTCCTGCTTTCAGCTGTACGACTGATACACCATCTGTTCCCTCACACACAGAATCAGCCAGAGTGGCTAACGCACAACAGTACCGCTCACCCTCACACATGTGAGTGGAAAATCAAGTCAACCAATAGTATAGAACAATTCTTAATTTAAGGGAAAAAGAACACCTCCCCTGTTTGAAATAGAAGCGTTTGTCAACTTGTCCATTACAACTGCGTTGCAAGATGGCCTTGTATCAAGCTCTGGACTCGAGATAGAATAATTTCATTGGAGCTGCTGCAGTCTTCTGGCCCATATGGTGGGTCGATAGTTAATACACCTGCCACACACAGTGTTCTTTGTGACTCGCCTTGTTCTGTTACAGGGATGTGATTGGTCTCCAGCCAAGTCTTCAGGCTGCTCTTCCTCTTCTCCAGTTCTTCGTGGCCATAAGCTTTGCTCTCTTCTGGCATGAATAAGTGAGCAAGCTGCTCCTTCATTTCATCATCTCCTTCATTCACTATTTCAACTTTCTGTACAGCGTGACCCAGGATGACTGAGACACATACTTTTCCATCCTCCATGAGCTTCACTAGGACAACACTGCCGGGAAAGAGGACGTATATTGAATGATAAATCATTAACTAGAAAAAAAACAGTGAGAAATCTAGGCTGTGTTGCTCAAAAATGGGTGCTTAGAATTACATTAGTAAATACATAGCCAGATTTCCAAAATTTGAGAGCTCAGGAGTTCTCATTAGAAGTAACTTTAAAAATCATGCCACATAATCAGGCAAATTTCAGACACCTGTTTTTGAAAAatcgcacacacacactggaagtGCAAACTTGACACAGGGTTCCTGAGTGCCCAGGAATATTATACCCTAGTCTATTTAACATCTTGCACGTTGAAGGCCAGAACATAGAATTCCACACTTTAAATTACCATGTAAATACATGAAATAAATTCATCACCATTAAGGTGCTTGCAGAGGAGAGATTCTGCCTTTTTTGCTTGTTTATTATATAACAGTGCCAGAATGctttttggtggggaaaaaaaaagaatgggaGAGGAGGGCTGTTTGTTTGTACATTGGAAAATCAGGTTTCATTTCCTCTGGAAGTCTCCCTTGGTGACTGGCAGTGCAAGGAGAGGACATCACTGTGGACAGCAGAAATAAAAGCCTGAAGCTATGTCTACGCTGCACACTTTACAATGGCATGCTGttgtaaggtgtgcagtgtagcTACTCTTTGtcaccaggagagagctctcctggtgacaaaataaaaccatcccCAACGAGAGGCGGTAGCTTCGTCGATAGGAGAGCAGCTCCCGCCAAGAAAACGCTGTCCATACAGGCACATTTcgttgttaaaacttttgtcgtccagggggaatgttttttttttacacccctgagcaacaaaagttttaatgacaaagtgcagtgtagacatggcctgagtgaTTGCACTGGGAAGGAATTTAGGGTGGGAACCACAAAGTGATTGAGGGCACAGCTatactagagagtttacagcggcACAGATGCAGACGCACCGCTGTAAACTCTCTAATGTAGCTGTTctaagccgacgggagagagctctcccattggcttaactACTACAGCCCCCACAAGTGGCAGTAgctgtgtcggcaggagaagctctctcactgacatagcgcagtccacactggcacttctgGCGcggtaacttatgtcactcaggaggtGATTTATTCACTCCCTTGAGCAACATACgttatgctgacataagctgtagtgtagatgtagcctgaggcattgcaatgctgagcattacAGATATatcttttaggcacctagaaaaaaaaaatcatggaaacaatgctgcaatccacaaagcctgagtcagACACCTAGGGTCCCTATACAATCAATGGGGAGACCGAGACGACTCAGAATGGgagccacaaaagccagcatgctaggcagctccccacctaagctagccaatgggagatgctgaccagagaggtgtgtgctaagccctgttCCTCTCTCAAGAAGAGGtgcctaaggcttggtctacacttgtcgagctagctactgcctcttggagagggggattaactacactgacataaaaaACCCCTGTGGATGTGAGAAGCATCTATGCTATggtgacaacaaggagtctggtggcaccttaaagactaacagatttatttgggcataagctttcgtgggtaaaaacctcacttcttcggatgtatgcTATGGTGCTACCGCAGCAGCACAGTAGTTGTGCCACTATGGCATAGACATGACCTAAGTCTCTGCTTAGCAATCCATAGATGGGAACCTGTCTCCTAGTGTCAGGCAGCTTAGGCACCTGAGCAACTTCCTGCGGGGACGAGTTCAGTGCTGCCTCACTCCACGCCaaacagccagaggaggaggaagtggtgcTGCTGCCGCCCACCTTGCAACTTTGAGTCCCGGGGGTAGAGCACTAACCTGTGATGGGGGAGCCCCAGGTTCAactcctctctctgtgcctgagggggagaaaggatttcaACAGGGGACTCCCACCGCTCAGGAGAGCGCTCATagcactgggctatgggatagtctgatgtgggaCACCTTCAGGGCagctctacacttaaaacactgcatcatGCAGCTGCGCCGATGGAGCTGTGCCTCTAGCACTTCGATGAAGATGGGAGAGccctctcccgtcagcatagtcaatccacttccccaagaggtgGCAGctctgttgatgggagaagctctcctgctgtcaGGATGCTGCCTACACCGGGGGCTGGGTCGGTGTAACTACAGTCactcgggtgtggatttttcacaccgctgagcaACAATTATACTACTATCAGTCTGCAGTGTAGACTAGACCcatgtctctcctgttgaagcaggTCCACTCTGGATAACTAATGacagagtgattggagcaggtgGGTTGGATCCTGCatctcccacctcccaagtgGGTGCCCTACGCACTGGACTAcagaatcattctctctctccgGCCCAGCAACTTTCCACGGTGGAGATATACATAAATAGTCACTGAGTGAGAGTCTATAGTTCAGTGCTTAGGGTACTCAGCTGAGAGGTGGGAGTCCTGGATCCAGTCCCCCGGCTCCATTATTTACCCAGAGTGGAGCTTCAATGGGAGAAACTGAGGGGACCCCATCAGACTATCGTGTAGTTCAGTGGGGAGCACTCAAAAGGATTTCAACAGGGGGCTTCTACCTTTCTCCCCCTCTGGTAGtgaggggaattgaacctgggtctcccacatcccaggtgagtgttctaaccactggactaaaagttacAGGTGGGGCACTACCACCATATCCTCCTCCAGCCAGATTGAGAGTTAGACCTGACCTGGTAGGCAGGccctgagcacacctaccagagtGGCCCCCGTAAGTGTTTTTCTGCTTAACTTTTCCCAGTTTGTGAATAGCTCTGGGTTTTAGGTCAGAGATAGGCATCTGGGCACCTAGAGGGAGGCAACTGTGCACATTCCCAGCGGCAGAAACATAGATGCCTAGCCAACTTCTACCCTGAAAACATAGGCACTGAGTTTAGGTGCCTGAGGTTCGGTGGGAGTTTTGAGAAATGCattggagccaaaactgggatttaggcacctaaaccccagacgtaggcacctaaaccccagatGCAGGCACTTAAGTACCTTTGTGCATCTAGGTCTTGCTTGttaaaaaacaagttttaaacaTCTATTCAACTCAAATCTGGCcaacagctggggggggggaaatctttgtAACTGACTTAGGCCCCGGGCCAGTTGGTTAGTGGCTCCGAGTGCTGCCTTTCCAGCTCTGATcttctaaagcagtggtccccaaccttttttatCTGGTGGGCGCCAGATGACGAGCCatggaggaccgtggcggcggacgagcatgcgccgaaatgccgccaacaagcggcaacgtcaataggtgtcgccgccaaaatgctgctgagaagcagcgtcatccagaggcgtcgccgccgaaatgccgccgacgctgcttctcggcggcattttggcggatgctcgtccgccagcCAGTAAACGGGACCACTTAGATGCCATGGCGCCCGCAGGCACCgcggcacctgcaggcaccgcattggggacccctgTTCTAAAGTGTCCCACTACAAATGCAGTGAAGAAAATATTTAGTCTTAGAAATATCAAGTAAGTTTATGTGGAGAAGGGAGACAATAATGGAGTTTTTTCCTACCTCAGGGGAAAAGGGCAGAAGCTATTTTTCCTCTTTGCCAGCCACTTGTCAGGAGAACTCTGTGCTAGCACTGTCACACCATTCACTATTATTTGACTATGTGAGTTTCCTAGAAGATGCCCAATTTAGCCTGGCCCAATTAACCAACTAGCCTAAATTTCCACAGCCCCTTTCATACcaaactgctttacaaatgaTACAGATGTAAGACCACAGCATTGCAGCCACCTTGAGGGGGAGGACAGTCACCAGTGGACACAGGAAACACAGCATTGGTGAGTGGAGGGCAGGGCTAAGCAACAGCAGTGAAGCAGCAGCTCTCTACTCTCACAACGCATTGTGGGCTCCAATGTCTCATACAGAGTAGACAGCCTCCATCATTCATTGTCTGAACAAATTCAAAGCTAAATGCACAGAACTCTACTTATCTATCCTGAGAAGCAAGAGCTATGCCAGCCCAGCCTCGAGTTCAGCCTGTAGCACCAGTGTTTGAAATTGGACATTCAGACCCAATCTTACAAGTCTGCAAGAGCTAAAGCGCTACTCACTGTACTTTCCCAAAATGTTCCTGCCAgatattccccccccacacacacacacacagccccgatTCCTTCTCAATGCATACTCAGAGCCTTGCACCCCATGCTCTAGTTCAGCATAAAGCAGAGCTAAGATATGGGGAAGAATGTTTGTTCTCATGTGCAAAGCTGCACCAAGATGCAAAGATCCTAATCACTTGTAGTACTTTATATTTTCAGAGGACCAGAACTCCATTTAGCAGTCTTACAAATCTCTATAAGGGACAGTTCTCAGGCACACTGCGGTGGCTGCTTTAGATATGATGGAACAAGCTCTTAAAACTTCTGAATACTAAGGTACCCAAGAAGATCATAATGGGACTAAATGAAGAGTCTGCTCTCATTAGTCTCCAAGCACAGACTACCTCATTCTTAACTTCTCTCCAAAAACACAACCTAGGAGATGTACATAAGCAtctattattagggctgtcgattaatcacagttaactcacgtgattcactcaaaaaaaaattaatcacagttttaattgcactgttaaacaatagaattccgtttgaaatttattacatattttggattttttctacattttcatatattctattctgtgttgtaattgaaatcaaagtgtatattattttttacaaatatttgcactgtaaaaatgataaacaaaagaaatagtacttttcaattcacctcatacacgtattgtagtgcgatctctttatcgtgaaagtgcaacttaaaaatgtagatttttttttgttacattactgcactcaaaaacaaaacgatctaaaattttagagcctgcaagtccactcagtcctacttcttgttcagccaatcacaaagacaaacaagtttttttacacttacaggagataatgctgccctcttcttatttacaatgtcaccagaaagtgaaaacaggcatttgcatggcacttttgtagctggcattgcaaggtatttacgtgccagatatgctaaatattcgtacgccccttcatgcttcagccaccattccagagaacatgcttccatgctgatgatgctcattaaaaatataatgcattaattaaatttgtgactgaactccttgagggagaactgtatgtcccctgctctgttttacctgcattctgccatatatttcatgttatagcagtcacggatgatgacccagcacatgttcattttaagaactctttcactgcagatttcatcaaatgcaaagaaggtaccaatgtgagatttctaaagatagctacagcactcgacccaagatttaagaatctgaagtggcttccaaaatctgagggggccgaggtgtggagcatgctttcagaagtcttaaaagagcaacactccgatgcagaaactacagaacctgaaccaccaaaagagaaaatgaacatgtttcagtccgcactgctttggattgttatcaagcagaaccgtcatcagcatggacgcatgtcccctggaatggtggttgaagcatgaagggacatatgaatctttagcacatctggcatgtaaatatcttgcgacaccagctacaacagtgccatgagaatgcctgttctcactttcaggtgacattgtaaacaagaagcgggtagcattatctcctgcaaatgtaaactaacttgtttgtctgagcgattggctgaacaagaagtaggactgagtggacttgcaggctctaaaattttagatcgttttgtttttgaatgctgtttttttgtacataattctacatttgtaagttcaactttcatgataaaaagattacactacagtacttgtattgggtgaactgaaaaatacaatttcttttgttttttttttacagtgcaaatacttgtaatcaaaaaatataaagtgagcactgtacactttgtattctgtgttgtaattgaaatatatttgaaaatgtagaatgtatccaaaatatttaataagtggtattctattattgtttaatcgcacaattaatcacaataaaaaaaaagtgatatttttttaatcccttgacagccctaattattattaatcacaTTTATTACACTAATGCCCAAGGGCCAACAAGGAatggggccccattttgctaggaaCCGTAAAGACACAGAGTAGTAGACtttcaattcccaactaaataatAATGCAGAGCCCTTATGTTGAATTTATGCATCCTGTACCCTCTGGTACATTCTTTCTTTAGCTAAAACACTTTGCTTGGATATAAATATCCCCTTGCAGTGTTTTCAGCCTAAAATCACTTGTGCTAGCCCATGAGAACAGAAAATAAACTGATCTATCTACTTCCATTGTCCAAGATGAGCGaaatacaaaaaacaaagcaTAGtgcaaagtttgatttttttaaattatctacaGCCCCAATTGCGatctgcactggtgcaaatcagaTCACCCTATGGATTACAATATAGCACTGGGGCTTTAGGGGATACTTAACAGGAAAATAGATTGGTATTTTTAAGATGTTAAGCTCCCTTGAATATTTCCCCTTGGCTTTCTCTTGGATGTGACGAAGGCCAAATGCATTCTATATTTAAAACACAGCACTACACAGAAGCAGTGATGATGTTTTAAGAGTGCCTAAAATGCACAGCAAAATTGGCATGAATGAAGAGCAACCAAGCTCCTGGGTTCCATCTGTTCCCCAAAACTATTAGTCTCTCAAATTAATTGACCATTTGAAATCATatgaacaatccttatgactccTAGCATCCCCTTCCTCTTGGCCCTGCTAATTAGCACAGATATAGAATTATGGACCAAATTCCAGTGTGTCATTTCCGCTCCAAGCAAGTTTGCTTCAGATTCAGTCTTTCCATATCAGATCACCGTTCTCTTTGTTATAAGCAAATAACAGCTCTGTACTTACTTTGCAGAAACTGGGTCAATTGTTAAGACCCATCCTTTGTATTCATGTTTCTCAGCAGCTGTGACTTTTACTTCTTTGTTCACATAAGTCTGCCACTCTAAAGGACTTTTCCTCTGCCATTCACTCATATTTCCCACTCACCGAACCTAAAGAGCAATCAGTGTAGTTATTAGCAACAGCAGATGCCTCTACTCCAACCCTTTGCACCAGCATTGAGTTTGCCTCCTTTTTCTGTTTAATCATCTTAGTCACTTCTTACATCGTATGTTAATGAAAaagtcaattaaaaacacttccaTTTCCTCCCtcatttgttgtttttaagggcgcacacagcttaaaaaaaaatcatgttcctAACATACAAAAATGTGTACCTTCTATTGTCACATGTAACCACTGAGATGACTATGTACCTTCTACTGTTGGCCCAAGTAACTCTTACCATCACTGTCACTGAGACAAGTAGAAAGATTTGTTCACTTTACAGCAGGCTTTTGAGCACCCTTTGTGCACGATCACTCTCACTACTGTGGGCAGTGCCTTTGCTTTCCAGCCTCATGTGCTAGCTGATGACGTGGATGGATGACTTgaggattccctgttctgttcactccctctgaagcacctggcattggccactgttggaagacaggatactactactgggctagatggaccattggtctgacccagtatggccactcttatgacATCATTCTTGTGCCCTgctgtgggggggagctcagATATATACATACTCTTCCTCAAGCCTTGCCAAAGGACATTGATCAGTAACAGCAGCACAGCGGCTTCTGTTTCTCAGTTTGGGCCAGGAAGGCATCTCGTTTTCCCAGGACCCCTCCACAGAGCTTAgtggagggtggaagagggagatgAGTGTACAGGACTGAGTCCAAAGagcctggggaagcccatttcttCATTGCGCAGAGGCAGGGAGCACTGGGAGTCTCTTCCACTTCCTGTCCACTGTATTTGGGGGGAGGAAAGCACCTGCAGGCAAGGAGAGTCCTTCACTTCCTAGACCCCTCTGCATGGATCATGGAACCTGCAGTTCACCCTCTGCTTTTCTGAACCTGTGCTCTgttagaatataagaacggctatgttgggtcagaccaaatatccatctagcccagtgtcctgtcttccaacagtggccaatgccagatgccccagagggaatgaacagaacaggacaattatcaagtgatccatcccctgttgcccattcccagcttctggcaaacagaggctagggacctcatccctgcccatcctggctaacagccattgatggacctattctccatgagtttatctagttcttttttgaaccctgttatagtcttggccttcataacatcccctggcaaagagttctacaggttgactgtgcattgtgtgaagaaatacttccttttgtttgttttaaacctgctacttattaatttcatttgatgacccctagttcttgtgttgagAAGGAgtacataacacttccttatttactttctccacaccagtcatgattttgtagactttAATCATACCCCCCccgttagttgtctcttttccaagctgaaaagtcttattAAGCTCTCCTCCTATGGCAGCCCTTCCAtacccaatcatttttgttgcccttttctgaactttttccaatatatcttttttaagatgggcgACCACCTCTGCACGTagtagtcaagatgtgggcgtaccatggatttatttagaggcaatatgatattttctgtctgattctCTATTCCTTTGTTAATGATGCCCATTATCCGGCATGTAGAGCGCAGAGCCCCACTCAGAGTTTGTGCTCGACGCTGTACAGAGGAAGATTGTCCCTGCCCTACAATCTACGTTTACAATCTACGGCCCTCAATCTCGCAAAGACACTTGTTTTTAACTTCAGGCAGACTCTATACACAATAGGACTATTCAGGTGTGCAAAACTAAGCCAGTGTGGAACTGTTCACAGGATCCCGGCCTATTAGTGTCTCTGCACCGTACATTCTGCTGGTTGCAAAGTGTCCTTGCTATTCTGCTCTGTTCATGCACTCATTCTCACTTAAACCAAGCTTGCTTCCCGGAGCCTGCTCTCCCCCACAGGCCAACAGGAAAAGCAGACTGAGACCCCTGCTCAAATCGTTATTGCCACTGAATTGCACTTCCTGCAGTAGGCAGCCAACCTAATCTAGGCCAGTGTACCCTGCAGCACTAAGACCCCTTGAAACCAGCCAGACAGCCACGCTTGTGTTTCACTTACATGCAACAGTGCTGAAGCGAAGAGCTGGCTCACACTCACAAGCAGCACCACCATCCCCGAGCTCGGAATCGCATGGCCCAACGTGCAACCCAGCGCGCTTTGCTCAGAGACCTCATTTCCTGGCCCCAGAAGCCCCTGTTCTGTAGTTTCCAGTGACCCTGTGAGAGTACGGTCGCTTTCCTCATTGCTACCGGTGTTGCGTTGTTGGAGTAGCTCACGTGCTTCCGTTAGCTCATATGTAATTGAAAATTTAATAAATTACAGGGATTTGTACTAAAATAGTAACGTGCTCAGCATCTGTCTTCCTAGAAAACGCCACGCGTTCCAGCCCCCTGGGGTTTTTTCAACTGCAAATTTCGGTTTCAATAGCTTGGAAGCAACGTTTGACTACAAAACCTTATCTCACAAAAACAAGCGTGTATTTGGGATGTTTTACAAAACGGATTGGATGTATATTACCAATAAACGGGGGGACTGcatgaaatatatttaaatcaTTATGCTTTTTATTTCCAATTTCCATGAGATTTAAAGAAAACGCAgtatttttaggtgtagaccagtggtaggcaaccaatggcacgtgtgccgaaggcggcatgcaagcggattttcagtggcactcacactgccctggtcctggccaccagtctgggggctctgcattttaatttaattttaaatgaagtttcttaaacatttaaaaaacctttttactttacatacaacaatagtttagttctatattatagacttatagaaagagaccttctaaaaacgttaaaatgtattactggcacgcaaaaccttaaatcagagcgaataaatgaagactcagcacaccacttctgaaaggttgccaacccctggtgtagacagggtTGCCAACCCAGAACATTAACAAATCACAAGTCAAGGCCAGAAAAAGCATTAGTTTGGATTAATAATCATGggggtattttttttgttttgtttgtttttttaagttaggCTATTTTTAGTGAGATAAAAATATTGAGATTTTATTGAGATCTACTCATGAAAAGgcctatataagagctaggtggttTTACTGTTTGCCTTCTGCATATGGGTCACATTTACAAACTGTTCTCTGTAACTATGAGAGCTAgaggaacactttaaaaaaaattaagaagcaGAGATTCTTCCCTAATCActtgcttccaggagctgggtaTTTAAGGAAACCTCAAATATTATGAGAGTAGCAATACTGAATATAGTACTTAACTTTTGATGGGAAGTCAATCATTATTCTCTCAATTTCTATGTGTTTGAAGAAGATATGAGTTTCCAGCAGTATACACAGGAATAAAAAATTTGGCTGCTTTTAGAGGGGTACTTTCTGTACTCCCCGTGGCTGGAGGAgctgtgtctcccccccccgccccgccaccaccacctgcagccagaggagctagctctccctccctcttctcacAGCTGTCATCTTCCACCCCTGTCCGCAGTCCCATCTCCTGCCCCAGAGTTCAATCTGTTCCCTTGCTGactggtggggaggagggctgtgcccctgcttccccagcccccatccacACTCGACATTCCCGTTTTGGTATTGTTAGGACTGTCACTTCCCAGACAAGGTCCTGCaaacatgcacatgcttaactttactgccATGAGTAATCCCATAGGGCTACTCACAGTAGCAAAATTAGGCACGTGCATAAGTGTCTGCATGATCTGGGCCGAAATGTGGTCCTGTGTTACAATGGGGCAGAATAGTTTGGGATGAGACTAGCTCACTATTTAACAGCTACTTTTTCCTgaatgctctaaaatccacatgcggCGTCACATTGCCTTGGTAAGTACCTCAAGTAGGAGTGGCCCAAATCTGAAGTCATTTGAGCAAGGGTTCCCAAGATACTGCCCGCTCCCCCCATTGCGAAAAATCACATCATCAACATGTTATAGAGAcgaggtgggcgaggtaatatcttttattggaccaacttctgttggtgaaagagacaagctcaaACTAGGGCATTGATCTCCCATAAACCGGTATCATCAGTTTGGGATTGAGCTCAGCACCAGTGTCCAGCATCAACAGCCCATTGGGGAATCAGTATTTTAAAAGCATGAAGCAGAACAGAGATCAGTTGCCccacaactcccccctccccgctgcactAGGGGCTATAGGCTCCGCTCCCCAACTCCCCCCGCTGCACTAGGGGCTATAGGCCCCGCCCCACAACACCACCCCCCCGCTGCACTAGAGCCCCGCC is a window encoding:
- the GEMIN6 gene encoding gem-associated protein 6, translating into MSEWQRKSPLEWQTYVNKEVKVTAAEKHEYKGWVLTIDPVSANVVLVKLMEDGKVCVSVILGHAVQKVEIVNEGDDEMKEQLAHLFMPEESKAYGHEELEKRKSSLKTWLETNHIPVTEQGESQRTLCVAGVLTIDPPYGPEDCSSSNEIILSRVQSLIQGHLATQL